The Sulfurimonas sp. genome includes the window AACATAAAAAAGAGCATCTGGGTAGAGTGACTTAATAGCTTGAGCCATTAAGTGTGCTGTTGAGTGACGAAGAACTTTTAAAGCATCCTCTGAGTTGTCAAGATGAATCTGCTCACCTTCAAACCCAAATTCTTGGGCAGTTTGTAAATCAATAATTTCATCATTGTGTTTTATAGCGATTGCATTCACTTGTGTATAATCCTCATAATACTTTTTTGATATAATGCCTAAAAATTGCTTTAAAGCCGATTAGCTAGGGAGTTTATAATATACTCAAATCCTATCCTTTCTTGCTCTAACCTAAAATTTCCAATGTTATCAAACATATTTTTTTCTTCAACAGTAAGATTTATTAACTTCTTGCATGTCGTAGCTTTTACCTCAACACCAAAATACTCGAAGTTATCTTTTGTCTGCTTATCCATCAAAATAGAAACTGTACCTTTAAAGTAGCCTCTTACTTGTGAGAGAATAGCAAAACCATCACTATCTATATCTCCCCAATAAAAAATTTCTTTTTCGTGAAGCCATTTTACATCTCTTAAAACCTCTACACCATAGCCATTTCCAAAGATTACCATAGAGTTTTTTAATGGAGGAAAGGATAAAGTAGTTATCTTATTTTCAACTATATATATGTATTTACATGTAGGGTATAGATGCTTAAATTCATCTATATTTAGAGATATATCACTCAAGCCACCTATGGTTTGAGAACTATCTAAGATTCTAAATCTTATTGTTGGTAGTGGGTATTTTAGATAGTATTTCTTCTCAAAACCATAGTTTGAGAGTGTAGTTATATCCGTATTTACATTATCTTGATTTAGTAAAATAGTTAAAAGTTTGTCCAATATCTTTTTATACTTTTCTATAAATTTTGTATCAATATTTTTTATTGATAGTTCTCTTATATAGATATTTGGACGAGGGTTTATTATGAAAAAGTTACATACACTAAAGAGTTTATTCCAAACATCATTATAGTCTAGCACTAAAAATGGTTTTGCAAGTAGCAGTTTTTTTAAGCTAGGATATTTAGTAATAATCATCTCATAATTTTTTACAAACCGACTAAACTCATCACTTTTTTTGATAAAATCTAAAAATATATCTTTATCTTTAAACACAACAGATACAGGAAGTCTTTGTAAACCAATAGTTTTAAAATTAAACTCTTTATAAATAAGTTCTAAACTCTCTTTTTGTAAAAGGTTCAGTTCGTCTATGATGATAGAAAAACTGTATTGAAGGTCACTTTGTTTTAATCTTTTAAGCTTTATCTCTAGTGGAAAAAGTTCACTATCGTGCATAAAATCTAAAAATAACTTTCCGCTTTCATATATCTTTAAAGCTTTTGAAAAAACCTCTTTTTTATCGTAAAACTTTGCCACTTCTAGCTACTGTTTTTTCTATTTTTCACAAACTCTTCAATACTCATAGACAAAAGTGAAGAATTTCTCCCATCTTGATTATGTACAAAATGCACACTATTGACAAATGGCTCTATAATATTTATCTTTTGTTTAGGAGTTATAACTAAAAGCTGTAGATTTAATTTCTCAAAAAGTCTTAGAGCATAGCGACTACTCTCATCACTTCCTCTTCCAAAGGCTTCATCTATCATCACAAACCTAAATGAACGACTTCTTACCTCATCATGTTCTAGTCCAAACTGAAAAGCCAATGATGAAGCTAAAACTGTATATGCAAGTTTTTCTTTCTGACCACCAGATTTACCGCCACTATGTGGATAGAACTCTTTTTCACTTTCATCACTACTAAATCTCTCCATCGCAGAAAAATCAAACCAATTTCTTACATCTGTAACAAGCAAACGCCACTTTTTATCTATATCGCTATGATTTTCTCTTCCATTTAGCCTCTCTATGATAGTTTTTATCTCTAAAAATTTAGACTCATCTATAAGGTTTTCTTCATTAATAGAACCAGATATAGAATGTCTTAGACTCTCTTTAAACTCCCTTATCTCAACATTTTTTGACCTCTCTGCCATCAATTCAATATATGTTCCATCACTATACTCTATATCTCTAAGTGAGTTATTTATCTTATCTATTTTTGATTTTATCTCATCTGCTTGATGTTCTAGCTCTGTCTGAACTATTACTATATTTTGTATAGTTTTTTCACGAAACAACTCTTTAAATCTCTTTTCCCACTTAGGTAGGTCATCTTTTTTAAGATCTACTAACCTTTGCCTAAACTCATCAAGAGATTCTATAGCACTATCAAATTCCTTTGACTCCACTGCAAACTCATTTTTGTATAATCCCATCTGCTTGATGATATTTTGAGCTGAACGGGTCATTATGCCAGAGAGAGAATCTATCTGTTTTTGTATATATTCTCTTAATTTTAACTCACTGTTCTTTATATTGTTTAGGTTTAATTTTTTGACAACTATTTCCAGCCTTAATTTTTCTAAATCTTCTTTTACTAAGTTAATATTATCAGTATTTTGAACTCTTAGAATTGCCTCACCTAACTCTAACTCTTTTTGCTCCATAGAACTTTGAAGTTTACCAATATCTTCTATAAGCGTATCAAGTTTTTCTCCATCAGTTTTAAGTTTTATTGCTGTTTTTTCTATTTTATCTTGCAAAACTTTTATAATATCACTGCTCTTTTGCAACTCCTCTTTTTCGCTTAGCAAGCCCTCTATCTTCTTGGAGTATCTATACCAATCTATCTGCTCAAACTCTTTATATTTTAATATATCTCTTAGCTTATCTCTTGAGTCTTGCATCTCTAGCATCTGCTTTTGTAAAGAACTGATTTTTTGATTCATAAACTCTATCTTCTCTAGTTCTTTTTCATAATCCTCTTGAAGTTTTTGAAGTTTCGTAGCATTATTCCAACCTAAAACCCAATTTCTACTATCGTTTATGCTAAATCTATCATCTTTTTCATGTCTAGCTAGACTTGTTTTAAACTGTCCTTTTATAGTAAGTGCTTTTTTAAATCTTCTAAAATCTATAATATTATCGACACATGGTATATTAAATCGACTATCTAGCATAGCTTTTAGTGGTTCATAAAGTCCTGCTTTGGCTTTGATATTTATCTTATTAAGTAGCGAGCTTGTGCCTATCTCTACAAAACCACTCTGAGCGTTTTTTTGAACTTTCAAATATACGAGTTTACCTTTTAAGTTTGTTCTATCGACATACTCACTAACTTCATCATAGTAATCACTATCTACCAAAAGAGCTAGAGAAAAACTATGCAAAATTCTCTCTATTGCCCCTTCCCATTCTCTATCTTTTACCTCTATAAGTTCTCCAACAAATGGAAGTTTCTCTATATTTAGACCTAGTTCATTTGCTATATTTTGTCTTATTTGAGATATTTTTCTTGGAATATTTGATGGATTATTTTTCAAGTAAACTAACTCTACCTCAAGTTCACTAGCAATATCCTCATATCTTTTTGAAGCTCCTTTTGTATTTATAACCTTATCTTGAAGTGATTCATACCTGCTCTCTATTGTAGTAAACTTTTTTTGTGCTTCGGCTAGATTATTTAAAAATATATGCTCATTCGAAACAGTTCTAAGCTGTAGAGAGTTAGCTATTTCATTGTATATTTTGTTAGATTTTTTTCTTTCCTGCATAGATTGTTCATGATATTTTATATCTTTTTGTATGGATCTAAGTCTATCTCCACCATTTTGCTTTAGCTCCAAATTTAACTCTAACAAACTGTCATTAAGTTCATTTTGCATATCTTTTGCTTGTTCTTTTTGTGAAATTTTTTTACTTTTTTCTATATCTAACTCTTGAAGTTTTACCTTTAAAAGTGTTATCTTAAATAAAGCAAAATAAGCACTAAGGTTTTCTCTATATAACTCAAAACTGTTCTTAGTCTTTGCCGAGCTCTCATACTTTTTACCCTCTTTATCTATGGGGTAAAGCAACTCTATTTGCCTCTTTGCACGAAGCACTAAAGTATGCATATGATTTAACTCACTAAAATTTTTACAAAGTTCATCTATCATCGCAACCATAGTGCTAGGTTCTAGCATGTGGGAGCGAATAAACTGAGTAAGATTGCCAATAGATTTAAGTGAAACTGTTTGGTAAAAAAGATTTAGAGCCTGTTCATTTTTAATACCCATCAGCCTCCTAAAATCTTTTGAATAGTCCTTAAAGCTATCATAAACACTTAGGTGTGGGATTTTACGAATAGTTTTTTTTAGTTCTCTTATATCTTTAAAATCAAAAAAATCTTTCTTAATACTAAGAGAACTTTTAGAAACCACAAAAAATTTATGGACTTGAGAAGAGGATATATAAAAAAATTGTGCGATAGTAACTTCTTCCTCATAACCATCATTTTTAAAGTTCGCGAGTAAAACACTAAAGGTATTGGAAGCATCTCTAATTGATATAGCCTTAGCAGAGGTAAAATTATCATCTTTAGAGCTTTTGTATTCTCCTAAGATGTAAGAGTTCAAACTTCTCTCCTTACTTTCTGCTCCTGCTGCTTTGTTATATACTATTTTCTGGTGAGGAACTAAAAGAGTGGTTAAGGCATCTACTATAGTTGATTTACCTGAACCTATGTCACCCGTCAAGAGTCCATTTGACTTAGCAAGATCTAACTTAAAATACCCATCATAAGTCCCCCAGTTATAAACTTCAAATATATTAAGCCTAAAACCAGTCTTTGTATCGTCTGTAGCAAAATCAAATCTTTGTTCCATCTTAACTCTCAACCTCTCTATACTCTTGTAACTTTATATCAAGTTCATTTAACCACTGTGCATCTACAAAGGCTTTTATAGAGCGTTTTATCTCATACACTCCATCTTGATTTTTAAGGAGCCGTAAAAATCCAAGCTCTTGAACTTTTTTTATACTTGTGTCAATCTCTTTGAGTGTTTTTACCTCATTGGTTTTAGAAGGTAAAAAAAGTAAAACCATATCTTTTATCTCTTGATTAGTTACTATCGCCTTTGTATCTTCATTTTGAATATCAAAATCTGCTATCTTTTTTCTAAGTAAAACACACACAAGAGAAACTTTATAACTTAGCTCACGAGAACGAATAAGCTTAGGTAAACTCTCCTCTCCCTCTTCAAAAATCATATTTTGAAGATAGCTAAATCCCTCATTTTCATCCGTCATAACTTCAAGCCCCATAATCTCAAAGTAATCACTTATTGCCCCATAACTCCCTTCTATTAGCTCATCCCAAGCATTTTCATTATCACTTTTGTAAAACAAACCTTTTAAGAGTAGCGTTATGGCAGTTCTAGCATTTATATTCATATTTTTCCTTTTGTAAAAACTATCTTAGGCATCTTCACAACTTTTGTAACTCCATCCAAATCAATTACTTCTAATTTTACTAAAATACTCTCCTCTACAGTTGTATCTTCACTGTTTTTTGCGATGTTTACATAGCTGACTAACTCACTAATACCTTTTGAGATAGTGAACTTTTTTATGATTTGTTCTAGTGTGCATTGTGGTTGAGATTGTAGCATCTGGGCTATATTTTTTTTCAGTATTTCTTCATCTACAAAAAATAGATTATAAAAGCTATCCATCTCTATATTTATCTCTTGTGGTTTATCATTTTTTTCAAATTCTTGATGGATCTTTGGAGTGTAGAGAGATTTCTCAAAGATAGAGTCTATCTTTATATTATCACCTTTTATACTAAAAAATTCTCTTTGAGTTGGTTGCTTATCTTTGAGTAATATTGCTGATTTTTCTATGTTTTTACATAAATCTAGCACTCTTTTGTTCTCTATCCAAACTCTATCATCTATAAATCTTCTAAGTTGTTCTATAAGTTTTGCTGAAACTTTATAAATCTTATCAGCACTCTTTAGTAAAGTGTATTTTATATTTGTGAGTTTTTCATCTTTGTCCATACTTTTTATGCTCTCTATCTCATAAAGATTTTTTAATAATTTTGTAAGTTTTTCACTTCTTTTTGCATCCGTTAATAGTTGCCAAAAAGCAAAAAAACTTTTTCCTTGAGCAGAGTTTCTTATACTATCTTCTACTTCAAAGACACAATCTAAAACTCCACTCTTTGTGTCATCTCTCAAAGTAATATTTTCCATAGCAAGCTTATTCAAATCTCTAAAGTTATACTCCATCTCCGAAAAATCATACTTTAATTTTCGCACAAGTTCATCTATCTGAATATAATGCTCCTTTATCCTAGCACTATCAAATCTCAAATCTTTTTTAAGCTTTATAGCTTCTATCTGTCGGTCAATCTCATCTTTTTGTTTTTGAAGTTTTTTTATTCGTCCAATATTATCTAGCTTTGTTTCAAACTCTAAATCTTCAAGAAGCTCAAAGATGATGTTAAACTTAGACCGACTTGCTACAAACTCACTCTTTGCAAGAGATTCTATAAATTCTAAGGCTTTGTTTGTATGCGGTGTAAGTTCATAAAGAGGCTCATCTTCCTCTCCATGATATTTTCTAAGATAGGCATTTTTATCATTAGAAAAATCATCAAGATACTCTTTTGCTGTTTTTACGAATATATTGTTATATGAGTTATTTATATCATAAAGATAATCATCAAGATACTGAATAATTTGGCTATGAGGAATGACTATATAAGCCTTTTTTACAAAAACAAAGTGAAAAAAACTAAGCATAAAGGCGAAGTTATCGCTGTTTAAAAGCTTTATAGTTTGATTGGTATTTTTTAGATGTTTTAGATAATCATATTTCATCTTTATCTCTTATATGGCTCTATATGTAGAGCTATTTATTTATAATTGGGTTTTTAAAACCGCGCCGTTTGAAGCGTTTGAAACTAATAGTTGATATCTCTTAAGCCATTTAGATTTTACCTCATTTTTATAAGGTTTCCATGCAGCTTTTCTCTTTTCTAAAATATCTTCACTAACATTAAGTTGTAGTAAGTGCTTGTCCGTATCTAGTTCTATTTCATCACCATCTTCAATGAAAGCAATAAGTCCACCTTCAGCAGCTTCAGGAGAAACATGACCGATAGATGCACCTTTAGTTGCACCTGAAAAACGACCATCGGTAATAAGTGCAACACTTGAACCAAGCCCCATGCCTTGGATAAGAGCAGTAGGAGCTAGCATCTCTTGCATACCAGGACCACCTTTTGGACCCTCATAGCGAATAACTACAACATCACCAGATTTAACTTTTTTACTCATAATACCAGCTATTGCTTTTGGTTGAGAGTCAAAACATACAGCAGTTCCTTTGAACTGACGCATAGATGCATCTATACCTGCTGTTTTTACAACTGCACCCTCTAAGGCAAGGTTTCCAAATAAAATAGAAAGACCTCCAACTTGAGAATAGGCATTTTCATTTGTATGAATTACTGCCTCATCTAAAATAGTAGCATCTACTATTCTCTCTTCAAGTGTTTCACCTGAAATCATAAGAGAATCAAGATGCAAAAGTCCACTACGACGACTTACTTCTTTCATAACTGCATTTACACCGCCAGCCCTGTCAACATCATCCATATGAACAGTTGTTAATGATGGAGATATTTTAGCAATATGTGCAACTTTATCTGCTATTTTATTAATGTTTTCTATTTTATATTCTATATCTGATTCTCTGGCAATTGCTAAAAGATGAAGAACAGTATTTGAGCTTCCACCCATAGCCATGTCTACAACAAATGCATTATGAATAGCTTTTTTATCCAAAATATTTTTCATATTGTACTTAGAATTATCTTCCATTTTTGCTAACTCAACGATGCGTCTTGCAGCTTTTTTCACAAGTTCAATACGCTCAGGAGTCATTGCTAAAATAGTTCCATTACCAGGAAGTGCAATGCCCATAGCTTCACAAAGAGTATTCATAGAGTTAGCGGTGAACATGCCAGAACAGCTTCCCCCACTTGGACAAGCTTCACACTCTATTTCATAAAGTTCTTCGTCTGTCATCTTTCCTTCAGCATGTTGACCAACTGCTTCAAATGCAGTAGCAAGGTCGATTGGTGTACCATCTTTTTTATGCCCAGCAGCCATTGGACCACCCGAAACAAAAATAGTCGGAACATTAACACGCAATGCACCCATAATCATACCCGGAACAATTTTGTCACAGTTAGGGATACATATCATTGCATCTAATTGATGCGCATTCATAACTGTTTCTATGGAATCAGCAATAATCTCACGAGATGGAAGAGAGTAAAGCATACCTTCGTGTCCCATAGCAATACCATCATCAACGCCAATAGTGTTAAAGACAAATGGAACACCACCAGCTTCACGAATAGCTTCTTTTACAATTTCGCCATATTCGTGTAAGAAAAAATGCCCTGGAATGATGTCAATATAACTATTTGCTATCCCAATAAATGGTTTATCAAAATCTTCATCTTTTAATCCTGTTGCTCTAAGTAATGAACGATGTGGTGCTTTGTCAAAACCTTTTTTGATAATATCACTTCTCATAAGAATCCTTAATTTATTTCATGAAGGAAGGAAACCTTCATCTTCTTTATTACTGTGTCAGGAGTAATCCCGCCACATGCGGTTAAATTATAAATGCGATTATACCATTTTTTTTTATATTTGGTTAAAAAACTCTTTACAAACATAAATTAAACGGCTATAATTCCACTCACTTAAAAATAAGTGGCAAAAAAATGCGGGAATAGCTCAGTGGTAGAGCACGACCTTGCCAAGGTCGGGGTCGCGAGTTCGAACCTCGTTTCCCGCTCCATTTAAATTATAAACTGTGAATTCATTCATACATGCCCGGGTGGCGAAATTGGTAGACGCAGGGGACTTAAAATCCCCCGGTAGCAATACTGTGCCGGTTCAAGTCCGGCCCCGGGCACCATTGATATGAAAGATAACTGGTGCCATCGCCAAGTGGTAAGGCCGCAGCCTGCAAAGCTGCTATCCCCAGTTCAAATCTGGGTGGCACCTCCAGTTTTATACTTTAAAACTTACAAATACAAAAAGTGGATCTTTGGCAGAGTTGGTCGAATGCACTGGTCTTGAAAACCAGCGAGGGTTATACCTCCCAGAGTTCGAATCTCTGAGGGTCCACCACTTCTTAATCTAATACAATCCAATAACATCTAAATAAACGATTTAAAGTAAAATTCGGGGTCTAAATCATTTTCTTTTCTTATAGTTAAGCAGGTAGTCATCAACCAACTTCAGCTTCAGATTTTTAGTGGAGAAAAAGTTCCACCATCGAGAGTATTTGTTGTGTTTGGAATCTGAATATTATTATATTTTTTTCGTGTAAATAAGAAAAGTAAATTGGCTCTTAAACTTCGATAAGCAGCTCTAACTTTATAGTGAGTATAATATGACTTTCCAGTTTCAGGATTTGTACTTTTCACTTCAATTCTTTGTATTTTTCATGCCACTCGTCTAACTATTTGGTAAAGTTTTTTCATTTGTTTCTTTGAGTCTATACATGATTTTCTTAAAATCTTTCCCAGCTTGAAGCATAGGTCTTTTTGTGATATATCTTCTTACTGTCTTTGCTTGGTGGAAATGATGCTTATGCCCTTGTGGTACACATCTGCATTGGAAAATCTTTGAAAACCTTTTGTAAGCCTCTTTTACCATCTGTAGTAACTGATAAAATACTGTACCCAAGTTTTAAAAGTTGATTTAGAAGTAGTTTATAATCGGCAGATAGTTCAGACTCAATATGTTTAGATAAAAGTATCTCCTTAGTAATGTTATCCTTAAATACTAAAGTGCCTAGCTTGTACCCTCAAGGGCACTTGGTCTTTCCATAAAAAGTAGCATCACACACTAGAACTATTGCCCTAGGTTTATGAGTTTTTATCTCTGGCTCATACTTGCTTATGACCTTGTGATACAAATATTTGCTTCTGAATCCAACGAGAACTTTTCTTATACTCTTCTGCTAAATCACTTAAAGTTTGTCGTTTATAAATATACTTTTGCGCGTAGCCTGCCCTTGGGGTATGAAGATAATTTC containing:
- the ilvD gene encoding dihydroxy-acid dehydratase encodes the protein MRSDIIKKGFDKAPHRSLLRATGLKDEDFDKPFIGIANSYIDIIPGHFFLHEYGEIVKEAIREAGGVPFVFNTIGVDDGIAMGHEGMLYSLPSREIIADSIETVMNAHQLDAMICIPNCDKIVPGMIMGALRVNVPTIFVSGGPMAAGHKKDGTPIDLATAFEAVGQHAEGKMTDEELYEIECEACPSGGSCSGMFTANSMNTLCEAMGIALPGNGTILAMTPERIELVKKAARRIVELAKMEDNSKYNMKNILDKKAIHNAFVVDMAMGGSSNTVLHLLAIARESDIEYKIENINKIADKVAHIAKISPSLTTVHMDDVDRAGGVNAVMKEVSRRSGLLHLDSLMISGETLEERIVDATILDEAVIHTNENAYSQVGGLSILFGNLALEGAVVKTAGIDASMRQFKGTAVCFDSQPKAIAGIMSKKVKSGDVVVIRYEGPKGGPGMQEMLAPTALIQGMGLGSSVALITDGRFSGATKGASIGHVSPEAAEGGLIAFIEDGDEIELDTDKHLLQLNVSEDILEKRKAAWKPYKNEVKSKWLKRYQLLVSNASNGAVLKTQL
- a CDS encoding Wadjet anti-phage system protein JetD domain-containing protein, giving the protein MAKFYDKKEVFSKALKIYESGKLFLDFMHDSELFPLEIKLKRLKQSDLQYSFSIIIDELNLLQKESLELIYKEFNFKTIGLQRLPVSVVFKDKDIFLDFIKKSDEFSRFVKNYEMIITKYPSLKKLLLAKPFLVLDYNDVWNKLFSVCNFFIINPRPNIYIRELSIKNIDTKFIEKYKKILDKLLTILLNQDNVNTDITTLSNYGFEKKYYLKYPLPTIRFRILDSSQTIGGLSDISLNIDEFKHLYPTCKYIYIVENKITTLSFPPLKNSMVIFGNGYGVEVLRDVKWLHEKEIFYWGDIDSDGFAILSQVRGYFKGTVSILMDKQTKDNFEYFGVEVKATTCKKLINLTVEEKNMFDNIGNFRLEQERIGFEYIINSLANRL
- a CDS encoding ATP-binding protein, which encodes MEQRFDFATDDTKTGFRLNIFEVYNWGTYDGYFKLDLAKSNGLLTGDIGSGKSTIVDALTTLLVPHQKIVYNKAAGAESKERSLNSYILGEYKSSKDDNFTSAKAISIRDASNTFSVLLANFKNDGYEEEVTIAQFFYISSSQVHKFFVVSKSSLSIKKDFFDFKDIRELKKTIRKIPHLSVYDSFKDYSKDFRRLMGIKNEQALNLFYQTVSLKSIGNLTQFIRSHMLEPSTMVAMIDELCKNFSELNHMHTLVLRAKRQIELLYPIDKEGKKYESSAKTKNSFELYRENLSAYFALFKITLLKVKLQELDIEKSKKISQKEQAKDMQNELNDSLLELNLELKQNGGDRLRSIQKDIKYHEQSMQERKKSNKIYNEIANSLQLRTVSNEHIFLNNLAEAQKKFTTIESRYESLQDKVINTKGASKRYEDIASELEVELVYLKNNPSNIPRKISQIRQNIANELGLNIEKLPFVGELIEVKDREWEGAIERILHSFSLALLVDSDYYDEVSEYVDRTNLKGKLVYLKVQKNAQSGFVEIGTSSLLNKINIKAKAGLYEPLKAMLDSRFNIPCVDNIIDFRRFKKALTIKGQFKTSLARHEKDDRFSINDSRNWVLGWNNATKLQKLQEDYEKELEKIEFMNQKISSLQKQMLEMQDSRDKLRDILKYKEFEQIDWYRYSKKIEGLLSEKEELQKSSDIIKVLQDKIEKTAIKLKTDGEKLDTLIEDIGKLQSSMEQKELELGEAILRVQNTDNINLVKEDLEKLRLEIVVKKLNLNNIKNSELKLREYIQKQIDSLSGIMTRSAQNIIKQMGLYKNEFAVESKEFDSAIESLDEFRQRLVDLKKDDLPKWEKRFKELFREKTIQNIVIVQTELEHQADEIKSKIDKINNSLRDIEYSDGTYIELMAERSKNVEIREFKESLRHSISGSINEENLIDESKFLEIKTIIERLNGRENHSDIDKKWRLLVTDVRNWFDFSAMERFSSDESEKEFYPHSGGKSGGQKEKLAYTVLASSLAFQFGLEHDEVRSRSFRFVMIDEAFGRGSDESSRYALRLFEKLNLQLLVITPKQKINIIEPFVNSVHFVHNQDGRNSSLLSMSIEEFVKNRKNSS
- a CDS encoding DUF3375 domain-containing protein, whose protein sequence is MKYDYLKHLKNTNQTIKLLNSDNFAFMLSFFHFVFVKKAYIVIPHSQIIQYLDDYLYDINNSYNNIFVKTAKEYLDDFSNDKNAYLRKYHGEEDEPLYELTPHTNKALEFIESLAKSEFVASRSKFNIIFELLEDLEFETKLDNIGRIKKLQKQKDEIDRQIEAIKLKKDLRFDSARIKEHYIQIDELVRKLKYDFSEMEYNFRDLNKLAMENITLRDDTKSGVLDCVFEVEDSIRNSAQGKSFFAFWQLLTDAKRSEKLTKLLKNLYEIESIKSMDKDEKLTNIKYTLLKSADKIYKVSAKLIEQLRRFIDDRVWIENKRVLDLCKNIEKSAILLKDKQPTQREFFSIKGDNIKIDSIFEKSLYTPKIHQEFEKNDKPQEINIEMDSFYNLFFVDEEILKKNIAQMLQSQPQCTLEQIIKKFTISKGISELVSYVNIAKNSEDTTVEESILVKLEVIDLDGVTKVVKMPKIVFTKGKI
- a CDS encoding DUF4194 domain-containing protein, with product MNINARTAITLLLKGLFYKSDNENAWDELIEGSYGAISDYFEIMGLEVMTDENEGFSYLQNMIFEEGEESLPKLIRSRELSYKVSLVCVLLRKKIADFDIQNEDTKAIVTNQEIKDMVLLFLPSKTNEVKTLKEIDTSIKKVQELGFLRLLKNQDGVYEIKRSIKAFVDAQWLNELDIKLQEYREVES